The following are encoded in a window of Salinibacter ruber DSM 13855 genomic DNA:
- a CDS encoding ATP-dependent Clp protease adaptor ClpS, which produces MTEGFPRRTLGAPAEPDVQPAPPEVEEADQEEENEGTDEPWFVILFNDEVHTFEEVIGQLVKATGCSRSEAEDMAWTVHNEGKATVYEGTFEECFEVQSVLKEIQLVTEIQG; this is translated from the coding sequence ATGACTGAGGGTTTTCCGCGACGCACGCTTGGGGCACCGGCTGAGCCGGACGTTCAGCCGGCCCCGCCGGAGGTGGAAGAAGCCGACCAGGAGGAAGAAAACGAGGGGACCGATGAGCCCTGGTTTGTCATCCTCTTCAATGACGAAGTCCACACCTTCGAGGAGGTCATTGGGCAGTTGGTGAAGGCCACGGGCTGCAGCCGCAGCGAGGCCGAGGACATGGCCTGGACGGTCCACAATGAGGGCAAGGCAACCGTCTACGAAGGCACGTTTGAGGAGTGCTTCGAGGTGCAGAGCGTGCTGAAGGAGATTCAACTCGTGACGGAAATTCAGGGGTAG
- the carB gene encoding carbamoyl-phosphate synthase large subunit yields MPKRTDIETILLIGSGPIVIGQACEFDYSGSQSARALMDEGYRVVLVNSNPATIMTDPLMADEVYLRPLTPSSIAQIAREEEPDAVLPTMGGQTGLNVAQDLKKDGFWDEEGIDVIGVDIDTVQITEDRQEFRTLMDDIGLDQSRSDTAKSLLEAKEITQELGGLPVVIRPSYTLGGSGGGIVWKEDEFEEMVTRGLELSPAHQVLIDECLFGWKEYELELLRDPNDNVIIIASIENVTPMGVHTGDSVTVAPQQTLTDKQFQRMRDAAIKAMNSIGTFAGGCNIQFAFEPGTGRMIVIEINPRVSRSSALASKATGYPIAKVASKLAIGYTLDELPNEVTGDTSACFEPSLDYVVTKIPRFNFDKFEGVDEELTTQMKAVGEVMSIGRTFNESLQKAWQSLEIGYAGLGADRPDADRETVRERLTAPRWDNLLHVRHAFRYGASVEEVHDITQIDKWFLYQIKDLVALEEAVRSTPLREMDARFLREIKRAGFSDEQIAFLVPEDVTDREVRAHRTDEDVTPAYQLVDTCAGEFPAETPYYYSSYETVNESTVTDRPKVLILGSGPNRIGQGIEFDYCCVHGVKAAQEMGYEALMLNCNPETVSTDFDVADKLYFEPVFWERVQDVIDLEQPEGVILQLGGQTAIKLGERFEEDGIQVLGTSYSKMDLVEDRGKFTSILQKLDIPFPPYGVAHSVEEALETAGRLGYPTLIRPSYVLGGEGMRIAINEDEVAEYVGNVLETYPDNEILLDRFLEDAVELDVDAICDGDEVWIAGMMQHIEPAGVHSGDSTAVLPPFSLSDEVLDTIREYVRALAFELDVLGLVNVQLIVKDGTVYVIEANPRASRTVPFIAKAAGIPIPAIATKVMLGETLETFRERGDLQSDLEEYAIKEPVFSWDKFPEVPKELGPEMKSTGESIAFVESLDAEQFEQPYEMKDLYLSR; encoded by the coding sequence ATGCCCAAGCGCACCGACATCGAGACCATTCTCCTCATCGGGTCCGGCCCCATCGTGATCGGGCAGGCCTGCGAGTTTGACTACAGCGGCAGCCAGTCGGCCCGGGCCCTGATGGATGAGGGCTACCGGGTGGTTCTGGTGAACTCCAACCCGGCCACCATCATGACCGACCCGCTGATGGCCGACGAGGTGTACCTCCGACCGCTCACGCCGTCGTCCATTGCGCAGATTGCCCGTGAGGAGGAGCCGGACGCCGTGCTGCCCACGATGGGCGGCCAAACCGGCCTCAACGTGGCGCAGGACCTGAAGAAAGACGGGTTCTGGGATGAAGAGGGCATCGATGTCATCGGCGTCGACATCGACACGGTCCAGATCACCGAGGACCGTCAGGAATTCCGAACGCTGATGGACGACATCGGGCTCGACCAGTCCCGCAGCGACACGGCCAAGAGCCTGCTGGAGGCCAAAGAAATCACCCAGGAGCTGGGAGGGCTGCCGGTCGTTATCCGGCCGTCGTACACGCTTGGGGGCTCGGGGGGCGGCATCGTCTGGAAGGAGGACGAATTCGAGGAAATGGTCACCCGTGGCCTGGAGCTCTCCCCGGCCCACCAGGTGCTGATTGACGAGTGCCTGTTCGGGTGGAAGGAGTACGAACTGGAGCTGCTCCGCGACCCCAACGACAACGTCATCATCATCGCCTCCATCGAGAACGTGACGCCGATGGGCGTGCACACCGGCGACTCGGTAACCGTCGCGCCGCAGCAGACGCTGACGGACAAGCAGTTCCAGCGGATGCGCGACGCGGCGATCAAGGCGATGAACTCGATCGGCACCTTTGCGGGCGGGTGCAACATCCAGTTTGCCTTCGAGCCGGGGACCGGGCGCATGATCGTAATCGAGATCAACCCGCGGGTGAGCCGCTCCTCGGCCCTCGCCTCCAAGGCGACCGGCTACCCCATCGCGAAGGTGGCCTCGAAGCTGGCGATCGGCTACACCCTCGACGAGCTGCCGAACGAGGTGACCGGCGATACGAGCGCCTGCTTCGAGCCGTCGCTCGACTACGTGGTCACCAAGATTCCGCGCTTCAACTTCGACAAGTTCGAGGGGGTCGACGAGGAGCTGACCACGCAGATGAAAGCGGTCGGCGAGGTCATGTCGATCGGGCGCACGTTCAACGAAAGCCTGCAGAAGGCCTGGCAGAGCCTCGAAATCGGGTACGCGGGGCTCGGGGCCGACCGCCCGGACGCCGACCGCGAGACGGTGCGCGAGCGGCTGACGGCCCCGCGCTGGGACAACCTGCTGCACGTCCGCCACGCCTTCCGGTACGGGGCGAGCGTGGAGGAGGTACACGACATCACTCAGATCGACAAGTGGTTCCTCTACCAGATCAAGGACCTCGTCGCCCTTGAGGAGGCGGTCCGCTCCACCCCCCTCCGCGAGATGGACGCCCGCTTCCTCCGAGAGATCAAGCGCGCGGGCTTTTCCGACGAGCAGATTGCCTTCCTCGTCCCCGAGGACGTGACCGACCGCGAGGTGCGCGCCCACCGGACGGACGAGGACGTGACCCCGGCCTACCAGCTCGTCGACACCTGTGCGGGCGAGTTTCCGGCGGAGACGCCCTACTACTACTCCAGCTACGAGACCGTCAACGAGAGCACGGTCACGGACCGGCCGAAGGTGCTGATTCTCGGCTCCGGCCCCAACCGCATCGGGCAGGGCATCGAGTTCGACTACTGCTGCGTCCACGGCGTGAAGGCCGCCCAGGAGATGGGCTACGAGGCCCTCATGCTGAACTGCAACCCCGAAACGGTGTCCACGGACTTCGACGTGGCGGACAAGCTCTACTTCGAGCCGGTCTTCTGGGAGCGGGTGCAGGACGTCATCGACCTGGAGCAGCCGGAGGGCGTCATCCTCCAGCTTGGCGGGCAGACGGCCATCAAGCTCGGCGAGCGGTTCGAGGAGGACGGCATCCAGGTCCTGGGAACCTCGTACTCGAAAATGGACCTCGTGGAGGACCGGGGCAAGTTCACGTCCATTCTGCAGAAGCTGGACATTCCGTTCCCCCCCTACGGCGTGGCCCATTCGGTGGAGGAGGCCCTCGAGACCGCCGGCCGTCTCGGGTATCCGACCCTGATCCGGCCCAGCTACGTGCTCGGAGGGGAGGGCATGCGCATCGCCATCAATGAGGACGAGGTGGCCGAGTACGTGGGCAACGTGCTGGAGACATATCCGGACAATGAGATCCTGCTCGACCGCTTCCTCGAAGACGCGGTCGAGCTGGACGTGGATGCCATCTGCGATGGCGATGAGGTGTGGATTGCGGGCATGATGCAGCACATCGAGCCGGCGGGGGTCCACTCCGGCGACTCGACCGCCGTCCTGCCGCCGTTTAGCCTCTCCGACGAGGTGCTCGATACCATTCGGGAGTACGTGCGGGCCCTCGCCTTCGAGCTGGACGTCCTCGGCCTCGTGAACGTGCAGCTCATCGTCAAGGACGGAACGGTGTACGTCATTGAGGCCAATCCGCGCGCCTCCCGCACGGTCCCCTTCATCGCCAAGGCGGCGGGCATTCCCATTCCCGCCATCGCCACGAAGGTCATGCTGGGCGAGACGCTCGAGACCTTCCGCGAGCGGGGCGACCTGCAGTCGGACCTGGAGGAGTACGCGATCAAGGAGCCGGTCTTCTCGTGGGACAAGTTCCCGGAGGTGCCGAAGGAGCTCGGGCCGGAGATGAAGTCGACCGGAGAGTCGATCGCGTTCGTGGAGTCCCTCGACGCCGAGCAGTTCGAACAGCCCTACGAAATGAAGGACCTATATTTGTCTCGGTAA
- a CDS encoding cold-shock protein: METGTVKWFSPAEGYGFVEPDNGEDDVFLHHSEVPDEDLEEGDRLEFEIEETEKGLNAVNIEALTEPEW, from the coding sequence ATGGAGACAGGAACCGTCAAGTGGTTTAGCCCTGCCGAAGGATATGGATTCGTTGAGCCCGACAACGGGGAGGACGATGTTTTCCTCCACCACAGTGAGGTGCCCGACGAAGACCTGGAAGAAGGCGACCGTCTCGAGTTCGAAATCGAAGAGACGGAGAAGGGGCTGAACGCCGTCAACATTGAGGCCCTTACCGAGCCCGAGTGGTAA
- a CDS encoding deoxynucleoside kinase, with protein sequence MPPTTPPDALDYVAIEGAIGAGTTTLTELLADRFEADPVLERFEDNPFLERFYEDRERWAFQTQLAFLASRFRQQKELSERDLFRDFAVSDYTFDKDRIFARQTLSGDELQLYESLFRLMEPTVPSPDLVVYLRSSPERLLQNIEKRDRPYERDMDPGYIADLHEAYDQYFRQYERTPLLVVNVAEMDFVEHPADFRALVRHIVAPSDERSRYVHPS encoded by the coding sequence ATGCCCCCGACGACCCCGCCGGACGCTCTCGACTACGTGGCCATTGAAGGCGCAATCGGGGCGGGCACCACCACCCTCACCGAGCTCCTGGCCGACCGCTTCGAGGCCGACCCCGTACTCGAACGGTTCGAGGACAATCCGTTTCTGGAGCGCTTCTATGAGGACCGGGAGCGGTGGGCCTTCCAGACGCAGCTCGCCTTCCTGGCAAGCCGGTTTCGGCAGCAGAAAGAGCTGTCCGAGCGCGACCTCTTCCGCGACTTTGCGGTCAGCGACTACACGTTCGACAAGGACCGCATCTTTGCCCGCCAGACGCTGAGCGGCGACGAACTCCAGCTCTACGAGTCGCTCTTTCGCCTGATGGAGCCGACCGTCCCGTCGCCCGACCTCGTGGTGTACCTGCGTTCCTCCCCCGAGCGGCTTCTGCAAAACATTGAGAAGCGCGACCGGCCGTACGAGCGCGACATGGATCCAGGCTACATTGCGGACCTTCACGAGGCCTACGACCAGTACTTTCGGCAGTACGAGCGCACCCCGCTCCTCGTGGTGAACGTCGCGGAGATGGACTTCGTCGAGCACCCGGCGGACTTTCGGGCACTGGTGCGGCACATCGTTGCCCCGTCCGACGAGCGTTCCCGCTACGTCCACCCGTCGTAG
- the pssA gene encoding CDP-diacylglycerol--serine O-phosphatidyltransferase, translated as MIDLFGADRAGSTARADDRSARPASVRRRLRAYRSARREQRGDRPPPRVAVPSFFTLMNLLCGFMALTQVADAAFVLACWLIVLAGFFDLLDGVMARLTGADSPFGVQLDSLSDIVSFGVAPSFLLYGYVLDTFNPLGMIVAALPALCGAVRLARYNMTADESDKEGFEGLPIPGQAIAVVALILAAENSAWDGRFALDSLRVVLPVVIVLSGLMVSSIRFDAIPMPSLEAVRTHPSKIAAYGLAGLLIVGLQERGLLIVLTAYLLHGVGRALYKLMRALVAPVPDERLGS; from the coding sequence ATGATCGACCTCTTTGGGGCCGACCGTGCGGGCAGTACGGCCCGGGCGGACGACCGCTCCGCCCGGCCGGCGAGCGTCCGACGCCGCCTCCGGGCCTACCGGAGCGCGCGCCGCGAGCAGCGGGGCGACCGGCCGCCGCCCCGCGTGGCGGTGCCCTCTTTCTTCACGCTGATGAACCTGCTCTGCGGGTTTATGGCCCTCACGCAGGTGGCGGACGCTGCGTTCGTCCTGGCCTGCTGGCTCATTGTGCTGGCCGGCTTCTTCGACCTGCTCGACGGGGTGATGGCGCGCCTCACGGGCGCCGACAGCCCCTTCGGCGTCCAACTCGACTCCCTCAGCGACATCGTGTCGTTCGGGGTGGCGCCGTCTTTCCTGCTGTACGGCTACGTGCTGGACACCTTCAACCCACTCGGGATGATCGTTGCCGCCCTCCCGGCGCTCTGCGGGGCGGTGCGGCTGGCCCGCTACAACATGACCGCCGACGAGAGCGACAAAGAGGGCTTCGAGGGGCTTCCCATTCCGGGGCAGGCCATTGCCGTCGTGGCGCTCATCCTGGCCGCCGAGAACTCAGCCTGGGACGGGCGCTTCGCCCTCGACAGCCTCCGCGTCGTGTTGCCCGTCGTCATCGTGCTCTCCGGGCTGATGGTGTCGAGCATCCGGTTCGACGCAATTCCCATGCCCTCCCTGGAAGCGGTGCGCACACACCCCTCAAAGATCGCCGCGTACGGACTCGCGGGGCTGCTGATCGTGGGGCTCCAGGAGCGAGGGCTTCTGATCGTCCTGACCGCGTACCTGTTGCACGGCGTGGGACGGGCCCTCTACAAGCTCATGCGGGCGCTCGTCGCCCCGGTGCCGGACGAGCGGTTGGGCTCCTGA
- a CDS encoding phosphatidylserine decarboxylase family protein, with amino-acid sequence MIAREGYTIIAVVAGLALMLTGGALWVDAWLWRGPMLTLAVGGLAFVLYFFRDPERTPPADALEAGIVAPADGRVVEIAEEDDPLYLEGPARRISIFLSPLDVHVNRVPARGVIEHAEYRPGDYLVAWHPKASEKNERSEFGLRHPTGTKLLFKQIAGAVARRIEYDLREGDTVETGARFGIVKFGSRMDLLVPPSVELHAKEGQVVRAGTTVLGRIPTPESGRSSSAEATAAPSASSARRSSAS; translated from the coding sequence GTGATTGCACGCGAAGGATACACCATTATCGCCGTCGTGGCGGGCCTTGCGCTCATGCTGACCGGGGGGGCGCTCTGGGTGGACGCGTGGCTCTGGCGGGGGCCGATGCTCACCCTTGCAGTTGGGGGGCTCGCGTTTGTTCTCTACTTCTTCCGGGATCCGGAGCGCACGCCGCCGGCGGATGCCCTGGAAGCGGGCATCGTGGCCCCGGCCGACGGCCGGGTCGTGGAGATTGCCGAAGAGGACGACCCGCTGTACCTGGAGGGGCCGGCGCGGCGCATTTCCATCTTTCTCTCGCCGCTGGACGTGCATGTGAACCGGGTGCCGGCGCGGGGGGTCATCGAGCACGCTGAGTACCGCCCGGGCGATTACCTCGTGGCCTGGCACCCGAAGGCCAGCGAGAAGAACGAACGGTCGGAGTTTGGCCTGCGTCACCCCACCGGCACGAAGCTCCTGTTTAAGCAAATCGCAGGGGCGGTGGCGCGCCGCATCGAATACGACCTCCGTGAGGGGGACACCGTGGAAACCGGGGCGCGCTTCGGCATCGTCAAGTTTGGGTCCCGAATGGACCTGCTCGTGCCGCCGTCGGTTGAGCTTCACGCGAAGGAGGGGCAGGTCGTGCGGGCGGGCACGACGGTCTTGGGGCGCATCCCGACGCCCGAGTCCGGCCGGTCCTCGTCCGCCGAGGCAACCGCCGCGCCGTCCGCCTCGTCCGCACGCCGCTCGTCTGCTTCTTAA
- a CDS encoding energy transducer TonB gives MRRAAAFRSDHAYRRRLLGALAVVLALGVALVRWWPAPSPRAPDGPFGERSADRIQINEVQPTAQAREQTPPPPAPAPPKVVPNNVVIEDKIEFGTSALAVDVPGDDDQLRDGTTDTPRAARTPDTNARLFRAVQPDYPTAAREASVQARVRVAVQVSETGRVTGATVLKRWRLPDEGRARPVARLDHGLEEAALVAARRSRFRPAQQNGQPVASQTTLTFEFGTSE, from the coding sequence ATGCGCCGAGCTGCTGCCTTCAGGTCCGACCACGCGTACCGACGCCGCCTTCTCGGGGCGCTGGCCGTCGTGCTGGCGCTCGGCGTTGCGCTCGTGCGCTGGTGGCCGGCGCCGTCCCCACGGGCCCCAGACGGTCCGTTTGGGGAGCGGAGTGCGGACCGCATCCAAATTAACGAGGTGCAGCCGACGGCACAGGCCCGCGAGCAGACGCCGCCCCCACCCGCCCCGGCGCCCCCCAAGGTCGTCCCCAACAACGTCGTGATCGAAGACAAGATCGAGTTCGGCACGTCCGCTCTGGCCGTCGACGTCCCCGGGGACGACGACCAGTTGCGGGACGGCACGACCGACACGCCCCGTGCGGCCCGCACGCCCGACACCAACGCCCGTCTGTTCCGCGCCGTACAGCCCGACTATCCGACCGCTGCCCGCGAGGCGAGCGTACAGGCCCGGGTTCGCGTCGCCGTGCAGGTGTCCGAGACGGGACGGGTGACGGGGGCAACTGTCCTCAAACGGTGGCGGCTCCCGGACGAGGGACGGGCTCGCCCCGTCGCGCGCCTCGACCACGGCCTGGAGGAGGCCGCTCTCGTTGCCGCCCGCCGGTCGCGCTTCCGCCCCGCGCAACAGAACGGACAGCCGGTTGCCAGCCAGACGACTCTCACCTTCGAGTTTGGCACGTCGGAGTAA
- the carA gene encoding glutamine-hydrolyzing carbamoyl-phosphate synthase small subunit: MTHASSSPTRDPAKLVLSDGTVARGVALGQRGLTGGELCFNTSMTGYQEIMTDPSYYGQLMMMTQPHIGNYGASAEDMEADTPMVAGFIVRDYPRRHANTQADETLEAFMRRHGLVGIAGVDTRALVRHVRDKGVMNAVISSEALEEETLLQKARDWPSMAGRKLASEVSTDGPYTFCEGPGPRIAVYDFGVKQNILRSFRRRGCTVRVVPGDTDLSEVRAWDPDGLFFSNGPGDPRPMSDAIETVGEAIDTGLPIFGICLGHQLMSLAEGIGVYKMHVGHRGANHPVKNLDTGQVEVTTQNHGFAVDPESIAPETARVTHVNLNDDTIEGLEFKTFAGMSLQYHPEASPGPHDSHYHFNRFMELVAEERDVTLPAAATEPAVATA; the protein is encoded by the coding sequence ATGACCCACGCATCCTCCTCCCCGACCCGCGATCCTGCCAAGCTCGTTCTGTCCGACGGCACCGTCGCCCGAGGCGTGGCACTTGGCCAGCGAGGGCTGACCGGCGGGGAGCTGTGCTTCAACACGAGCATGACCGGGTACCAAGAAATCATGACGGATCCGTCGTACTACGGCCAGCTCATGATGATGACTCAGCCCCACATCGGCAACTACGGCGCCTCGGCCGAAGACATGGAGGCCGATACCCCGATGGTCGCGGGCTTCATCGTCCGCGATTACCCGCGCCGCCACGCCAACACCCAGGCCGACGAGACGCTCGAGGCGTTCATGCGGCGCCACGGCCTCGTGGGCATTGCGGGGGTGGACACCCGGGCCCTCGTGCGACACGTGCGGGACAAGGGCGTCATGAATGCCGTCATCTCGTCCGAGGCCCTGGAGGAGGAGACGCTCCTGCAGAAGGCGCGCGACTGGCCCAGCATGGCGGGCCGGAAGCTGGCCTCGGAGGTGAGCACCGATGGCCCGTACACGTTCTGCGAGGGCCCCGGGCCGCGGATTGCGGTGTACGACTTCGGGGTCAAGCAGAACATCCTGCGCTCGTTTCGCCGGCGGGGGTGTACGGTGAGGGTGGTGCCGGGCGACACGGACCTGAGCGAGGTCCGTGCCTGGGACCCCGACGGGCTCTTCTTCTCGAACGGCCCCGGCGACCCGCGTCCCATGTCCGACGCGATCGAGACGGTGGGCGAGGCCATCGACACGGGCCTCCCGATCTTCGGCATCTGCCTGGGGCACCAGCTGATGTCGCTGGCGGAAGGGATTGGGGTCTACAAGATGCATGTCGGCCACCGCGGGGCCAACCATCCGGTGAAGAACCTTGACACCGGGCAGGTCGAGGTGACGACCCAGAACCACGGCTTCGCGGTCGATCCCGAGTCGATTGCGCCGGAAACCGCCCGCGTAACGCACGTCAACCTGAACGACGACACGATCGAGGGGCTTGAGTTCAAGACGTTCGCCGGCATGTCGCTGCAGTACCACCCGGAGGCCTCCCCCGGCCCGCACGACAGCCACTACCACTTCAACCGGTTCATGGAGCTGGTGGCGGAGGAGCGGGACGTGACGCTGCCGGCGGCCGCCACCGAGCCGGCGGTCGCGACGGCGTAG
- a CDS encoding 2,3,4,5-tetrahydropyridine-2,6-dicarboxylate N-succinyltransferase, translating to MTDLQDRIESLVAQSKEPSGVDRGTAGDAVADLVQALNAGEVRAATPADDGTWHANEWVKEGILLGFRIGRTVDYSGDRFPFYDKNTFPVKPLRKADNVRLVPGGSAIRTGAYVAPGVVCMPPMYVNVGAYVDAETMIDSHALVGSCAQIGKRVHLSASAQVGGVLEPVHATPVIVEDDVFVGGNAGLYEGCIVRAGAVLAAGVTLTSSTRLYDLAEETVHTASDDEPLVVPENAVVVPGSRSVDSAFGEEHGLSLSTPVIVKYRDADTDAATVLEDALR from the coding sequence ATGACCGACCTACAAGATCGCATCGAATCGCTGGTGGCACAGTCCAAAGAGCCCTCAGGCGTGGACCGGGGGACCGCCGGCGATGCCGTGGCCGATCTCGTGCAGGCCCTCAACGCCGGCGAGGTGCGTGCCGCCACCCCCGCCGACGACGGCACCTGGCACGCCAACGAATGGGTGAAGGAAGGCATCCTCCTGGGCTTCCGAATCGGCCGCACCGTCGACTACTCGGGCGACCGGTTCCCGTTCTACGACAAGAACACGTTCCCGGTCAAGCCGCTCCGCAAGGCCGACAACGTGCGGCTCGTGCCGGGCGGCTCGGCGATCCGGACCGGGGCGTACGTGGCGCCCGGCGTGGTCTGCATGCCTCCGATGTATGTCAATGTGGGGGCGTACGTCGACGCGGAGACCATGATCGACTCCCACGCCCTGGTGGGAAGCTGCGCCCAGATCGGCAAGCGGGTGCACCTGTCCGCCTCCGCCCAGGTTGGGGGTGTGCTGGAGCCCGTGCACGCCACCCCGGTCATCGTGGAGGACGATGTCTTCGTTGGGGGCAACGCGGGCCTCTACGAGGGCTGCATCGTGCGGGCCGGGGCCGTGCTGGCCGCAGGCGTCACCCTCACCTCCTCCACCCGACTGTACGACCTCGCGGAGGAGACGGTACACACCGCCTCCGACGACGAGCCGCTGGTCGTGCCCGAGAATGCCGTGGTCGTGCCGGGCTCCCGGTCCGTCGACTCGGCGTTCGGAGAAGAGCACGGCCTCTCCCTCTCGACCCCCGTCATCGTCAAGTACCGCGACGCCGACACCGACGCCGCCACGGTTTTGGAGGACGCACTCCGGTAG
- the purS gene encoding phosphoribosylformylglycinamidine synthase subunit PurS — translation MYKATISITLRPSILDPEGKTIQHALTNLGYDAVDQVRMGKQAEVWIDAASEAEAREVATEACEKLLANPVTENFEIQIESASREAVGEGTA, via the coding sequence ATGTACAAAGCTACGATCTCGATCACCCTCCGGCCGTCTATCCTCGACCCCGAAGGCAAAACCATCCAGCACGCCCTGACCAACCTCGGGTACGACGCGGTGGATCAGGTGCGCATGGGCAAGCAGGCCGAGGTATGGATCGACGCGGCGAGCGAAGCGGAGGCCCGTGAGGTGGCCACGGAGGCCTGCGAAAAGCTGCTCGCAAACCCTGTCACCGAAAACTTCGAGATCCAGATCGAATCTGCGTCCCGCGAGGCGGTCGGGGAGGGAACGGCCTGA
- a CDS encoding PD40 domain-containing protein gives MHFPSSAPRSFVLCALIGVLGLGVACSSSQPPGSTTEANGPAVSSGPSLFLLHTTPADGLVLHDARTDESRTLAAGATAKPARAVSPSGRHLAFSYATADSSHLTLLDLTTQQAHRVHAAAGTSVAYSLAWHPNQERLAVGYYRPTDDGGRGPGGLQVVTPDGTTRDVGCSSVREVLHWLPDGSLAARTDDNLYVVDAGDCATQASLDIRRMHHLRYAPTGQQMAYIYRELEYDRDRGEYVPDSSFVLSGPDGTNPETLFGNERHARHHRWAPETNEVALDVRVEASGHRQVVVYDGSRPTFLVSPDQTTADQVHPRWSPSGNRIAFTLRSDASSQAAVRVKGQTRRLGRVDGAVWGWLDDRSVVVPGPDSVRVKALNGTTRYAHPTPQTLLHVWRRSAS, from the coding sequence ATGCATTTTCCCTCGTCGGCGCCCCGTAGCTTCGTTTTGTGCGCATTGATCGGGGTCTTGGGGCTCGGGGTCGCCTGTTCGTCCTCACAGCCGCCCGGCTCCACGACCGAGGCGAACGGACCAGCGGTGTCCTCGGGGCCGTCCCTCTTTCTGCTGCACACAACCCCGGCCGACGGCCTGGTGTTACACGATGCACGGACCGATGAAAGCCGGACCCTCGCCGCGGGCGCCACGGCCAAGCCGGCCCGGGCGGTATCGCCGTCCGGCCGGCACCTTGCCTTCAGCTACGCCACGGCGGACTCGTCCCACCTCACGCTGCTGGACCTGACGACACAACAGGCGCACCGCGTGCACGCCGCGGCCGGGACGTCGGTCGCCTACTCTCTGGCCTGGCACCCCAACCAGGAGCGCCTCGCCGTCGGGTACTACCGCCCCACCGACGACGGCGGGCGTGGGCCCGGCGGGCTCCAGGTGGTGACGCCCGACGGCACGACCCGAGACGTGGGATGCAGCAGCGTCCGCGAGGTCCTCCACTGGCTTCCGGACGGCTCGCTCGCCGCCCGAACCGACGACAACCTGTACGTGGTGGACGCGGGCGACTGTGCCACCCAGGCCTCCCTCGACATACGCCGCATGCACCACCTCCGCTACGCACCCACGGGCCAACAGATGGCCTACATCTACCGGGAGCTCGAGTACGACCGGGACCGCGGCGAGTACGTGCCCGACTCGTCGTTTGTCCTGAGTGGCCCCGACGGCACCAATCCCGAAACGCTGTTCGGCAACGAGCGCCACGCTCGCCACCACCGATGGGCCCCGGAGACGAACGAGGTGGCCCTCGATGTACGGGTCGAGGCGTCCGGCCACCGTCAGGTGGTGGTCTACGACGGCTCGCGCCCCACTTTCCTCGTCTCTCCCGACCAAACCACGGCCGACCAGGTGCATCCCCGATGGTCGCCGTCGGGCAACCGCATCGCCTTTACCCTGCGGAGCGACGCGTCCTCGCAGGCCGCCGTGCGGGTGAAGGGGCAGACCCGACGCCTCGGCCGGGTCGACGGGGCGGTGTGGGGCTGGCTCGACGATCGCTCGGTGGTGGTGCCGGGCCCGGATTCCGTGCGGGTGAAGGCCCTGAACGGAACGACCCGCTACGCCCATCCCACCCCTCAAACCCTCCTTCACGTGTGGCGCCGCTCCGCCTCGTAG
- the folK gene encoding 2-amino-4-hydroxy-6-hydroxymethyldihydropteridine diphosphokinase, with protein MSSAYLGLGSNEGDRLEHLQRAAERLQQRDALTVVGVSPVYETEAHTTSPDETQPPFLNAVLRLTVEADPRSLLRMAHAVEQAEGRTRTAEQRWGPRPLDVDLLAVGPLTRDTEALTLPHPRLAERRFVLRPWADLAPNFVVPPPFDRSVQSLLDQCTDPASIRRTDHTIGEGRASPEAPGTET; from the coding sequence GTGTCTTCTGCGTATTTGGGGCTTGGGTCCAACGAGGGCGACCGCCTGGAGCACCTGCAGCGGGCGGCCGAGCGGCTGCAACAGCGCGACGCCCTCACCGTGGTGGGCGTCTCCCCCGTGTACGAGACCGAGGCCCACACGACCTCGCCGGACGAGACGCAGCCTCCGTTTTTGAACGCCGTGCTTCGGCTGACCGTCGAGGCCGACCCGCGTTCCCTCCTCCGAATGGCGCACGCGGTGGAGCAGGCGGAGGGGCGCACCCGGACCGCGGAGCAGCGGTGGGGGCCCCGCCCGCTGGACGTCGACCTACTGGCGGTCGGACCCCTCACCCGAGACACCGAGGCCCTCACGCTTCCCCATCCGCGCCTTGCGGAGCGCCGGTTCGTGCTCCGCCCCTGGGCCGACCTCGCGCCAAACTTCGTCGTCCCGCCGCCGTTCGACCGCTCTGTGCAATCACTGCTCGATCAGTGCACGGATCCGGCTTCCATTCGACGGACGGATCACACGATTGGGGAGGGACGAGCCTCCCCTGAAGCCCCCGGTACGGAGACGTAA